Proteins encoded by one window of Paenibacillus sp. DCT19:
- a CDS encoding Crp/Fnr family transcriptional regulator: MRDQLVMEKRGNTNCFSDVNFNHLLVTMKDRTYPEGTHLYWEGDVSDKLYYMKRGRAQITKSTDEGKELIMYMYQSGDMIGQADPFFGSKHSFSAEVLEDSEIGVLEHKDLEMLICQHCDFAIDFMKWMGIHHRLTQTKFRDLMLYGKPGALCSTLIRLSNSYGEPHGDHMIIHKKITHTDLSNMIGATRESVNRMLSDLRKKDAIEYDNGMIVIKDLKMLQGICHCELCPSEICRI, from the coding sequence ATGAGGGACCAACTAGTGATGGAAAAACGCGGGAATACGAACTGTTTCTCGGATGTGAACTTCAACCATTTACTTGTAACGATGAAAGATAGAACCTATCCCGAAGGAACACATCTGTATTGGGAAGGCGATGTCTCTGACAAACTTTATTATATGAAAAGAGGCCGTGCCCAGATTACGAAGTCAACTGATGAAGGTAAAGAATTGATCATGTACATGTATCAATCCGGAGATATGATTGGGCAGGCTGATCCTTTCTTCGGTTCGAAGCATTCCTTCTCGGCAGAAGTGCTGGAAGACAGCGAAATAGGTGTATTGGAGCATAAAGACCTGGAGATGCTGATCTGTCAGCATTGTGACTTTGCCATTGATTTTATGAAATGGATGGGGATTCACCATCGACTCACCCAGACCAAATTCCGTGATCTGATGTTGTACGGCAAACCTGGTGCGCTCTGCTCTACCTTAATTCGTTTGTCTAATTCTTATGGTGAACCACACGGCGATCATATGATCATCCACAAAAAAATTACGCATACGGATCTGTCCAATATGATTGGTGCTACCCGTGAGAGTGTAAACCGTATGTTAAGTGATCTACGTAAAAAAGACGCGATCGAATATGATAATGGCATGATCGTTATCAAAGATCTGAAAATGCTGCAAGGCATCTGTCACTGTGAACTATGCCCTAGCGAGATCTGCCGGATCTAA